CGCCCCGCAGGCGGAGGGAATTGGTCACCACCGACACCGACGAAGCAGCCATCGCGCCAGCCGCAATTGCCGGACTCAGATGTCCCAGCGCCGCCAATGGCACAGCGGCGACATTGTAGCCGAAGGCGAAGCCCAGATTCTGCTTCACATGCCGCAAGGTGAGCTTCCCCAGCCGAAGCGCTCGCACCACTCCTCTCAGGTCCGCGCCGGTCAGCGTCACCTGCCCCGCCTGCATGGCCACATCCGCCCCGGTCCCGATGGCAATCCCCACCGTGGCCCGAGCCAGCGCCGGGGCATCATTGATCCCGTCACCCACCATTACCACAACGCCGCCGGTGCGCTCCATCTCTCGGGCAACCGTCTCTTCCTTGCGATCCGGGGTAACCCCTGCATAGACACGCTCGATCCCCACGCGCCTTGCCACCGCCTGCGCCGTCTGCTCACTATCGCCGGTAACCATGGCCACCTCGATCCCCATGCTCTTGATCTGCGCGATCACCTCTTCCGCCTCGGGACGCAGGCTGTCGGCCAGGCCGATAAGGCCGATGACTCGGCCGCCCTCGGCAACTGCCGAGATGGTCTGGCCCTGCTCGGCCAACTCCTGTCGAAGCGCCGCGAAAGGCCCCAGGTCGAGACCTTCCGCCTCCAGCAGCGCCGGAGCACCCACGAGTACCGGCTTCCCGTCGACCTTGCACTTCACCCCGCGCCCGGGAATGGCCGCGAATTCTTCCACCGGCGCAAGCTGCCCCTCCCACGCTTCCACAATCGCTCTGCCCAGCGGGTGCTCCGAAGACTGCTCCGCACGCGCTGCAATTCGCAGCACCTCATCCTCATCCATACCCTCCGCCGGCGCAATTCGCACCACTTCCGGCTTGCCCCGGGTGAGGGTCCCGGTCTTGTCGAACAGGATCGTCTTCGCAGCCGCGAGGGCTTCGATTGCTGCCGCGTCACGGATGAGGACCCCATGGCGCGCGCCCAGACCCGTACCCACCATGATCGCCGTCGGCGTCGCCAGACCCAGGGCGCACGGGCAGGCGATGAGCAGCACCGCCGTGGCATTGATCAGCGCCCGGGACCAGGGCGCATCGCTCTGTCCCAGCACTCCCCACAGCAGGAAGGTCACCAGCGCAAGCCCCACGATGGAAGGCACGAAGATGGATGACACCTTATCCGCCAGGCGCTGGATCGGCGGCTTCGAACCCTGGGCATCCCTGACCAGCCGCACGATCTGCTGCAGTGCCGTGTCCCGTCCAACCCTCGTGGCGCGCACCACCAGGGTCCCCTCGCGGTTGACGCTGGCCCCGATCACCTCGTCACCCTCGCTCTTGGCAACCGGCACGCTCTCGCCCGTGATGATCGCTTCATCCACCGCCGACGAGCCACTGACAACTACCCCGTCTGTGGCAATCTGTTCCCCCGGGCGCACCCGAAACTCGTCACCCTCTTCCAAGTCGGCCACCGGCACTGTCAGCTCCTCGCCCTCGCGGATTACCGTCGCGGTCTTCGGGGCAAGGTCCAGCAGCGCCACCAGGGCCTCCGAGGTCTTCCCCCGGGACCGGATCTCCAGGAACCGCCCAAGGGTGATGAAGGTGAGGATCATCGCTGCAGTGTCGAAGTACAGATGCTCACCGCCCCCGTGCAGGACCATGAACAGGCTGTACAGGTAGGCGCTTGAGGATCCCAGGGCAATGAGGACATCCATGTTCGTGGTGAGCCGCCGCAGCGCCGCCAGGGAGTTCACGTAGAACTGCCACCCGAGCGCGCCCTGCACCACGGTGGCCAGCGCCAGCACCACCCAGTTGCGTCCCGGGAAGTCGGCGAACATGCTCAGGCCCATGATCGCCAGGGACATCACCGCGCCGAAGATGAACAGCATCAACTGGACGGCCTGCTCTCGCGTCCGCTTCAGCGCCTCGGCCTGGCGGTCCAGACTCTCCTCGGGAGCCGCGCCGTAACCCGCGTCCACAACAACCTGGACCAGGTCGTCGGGACCTGTCTCCTCCGGGTTGAAGGTCACCGATGCCGATTCGTCGGCGAAGTTCACCGATGCCTTATGGACCCCGGTTGCATTTCGTAGAGCGTTCTCAACATTCCGCGCACATGCCGCGCAGTGCATTCCTGATATATGCAGCTTTGCAGTTTCCATGCATCTCACCCCTTACGCCGTTGCGCCACTTATTTGTCCAATATACCCTGCGGCGCGGCTGTCCACCGACACTGTCTCACCCGCTACCCGGCAGATCAGGCCAGTCCGCAACGTCGCGGGCGTCAAATGCACGCCAGGCAGGCTGGCCCGCGGTTGACTCGGAATGGCCACCCCGTTGACTGAAATGCTCACCCGTCTTGCCTTTGACCTGGTGGA
Above is a window of Armatimonadota bacterium DNA encoding:
- a CDS encoding copper-translocating P-type ATPase, giving the protein METAKLHISGMHCAACARNVENALRNATGVHKASVNFADESASVTFNPEETGPDDLVQVVVDAGYGAAPEESLDRQAEALKRTREQAVQLMLFIFGAVMSLAIMGLSMFADFPGRNWVVLALATVVQGALGWQFYVNSLAALRRLTTNMDVLIALGSSSAYLYSLFMVLHGGGEHLYFDTAAMILTFITLGRFLEIRSRGKTSEALVALLDLAPKTATVIREGEELTVPVADLEEGDEFRVRPGEQIATDGVVVSGSSAVDEAIITGESVPVAKSEGDEVIGASVNREGTLVVRATRVGRDTALQQIVRLVRDAQGSKPPIQRLADKVSSIFVPSIVGLALVTFLLWGVLGQSDAPWSRALINATAVLLIACPCALGLATPTAIMVGTGLGARHGVLIRDAAAIEALAAAKTILFDKTGTLTRGKPEVVRIAPAEGMDEDEVLRIAARAEQSSEHPLGRAIVEAWEGQLAPVEEFAAIPGRGVKCKVDGKPVLVGAPALLEAEGLDLGPFAALRQELAEQGQTISAVAEGGRVIGLIGLADSLRPEAEEVIAQIKSMGIEVAMVTGDSEQTAQAVARRVGIERVYAGVTPDRKEETVAREMERTGGVVVMVGDGINDAPALARATVGIAIGTGADVAMQAGQVTLTGADLRGVVRALRLGKLTLRHVKQNLGFAFGYNVAAVPLAALGHLSPAIAAGAMAASSVSVVTNSLRLRGASLD